One genomic window of Magnolia sinica isolate HGM2019 chromosome 3, MsV1, whole genome shotgun sequence includes the following:
- the LOC131239495 gene encoding F-box protein At1g67340-like — MRTRRGFSYPTIHLQSEKSKEKTKRKRFFAVGEDYLDRKRPKLAPEIAGESDFFDGLPDDLVVCILYKLSSTASSPSDFVNVLSTCKRLNGLGLHPLVLSRASPKSLALSAKNWSESAHRFLKLCADAGNIDACYSLGMIRFYCLQSRGSGASLMAKAAIGSHAPALYSLAVIQFNGSGGSKNDKDLRAGVALCARAAFLGHVDALRELGHCLQDGYGVRQNIAEGRRFLVQANARELASVLASSSSCPPSTWHHHHHHGHRHAIGSGCPLLSDFGCNVPAQEAHPANRFLVEWFESKGGVPGRDGLRLCSHALCGRPETRRHEFRRCSVCGAVNYCSRACQALDWKLRHKVECAPMEQWLEDEDDEDEDDDAHDNGDGDANGEEDRMVVEEEDGEDGGSVVER; from the exons atgagaacgAGGAGAGGATTTTCATACCCTACAATACATCTCCAGAGCGAGAAATCGAAGGAGAAAACGAAAAGGAAGCGATTTTTCGCCGTAGGCGAAGATTATCTCGACCGGAAAAGGCCAAAGCTAGCGCCGGAGATTGCCGGAGAATCGGATTTCTTCGACGGATTGCCGGATGATCTCGTCGTTTGCATCCTCTACAAGCTCAGTTCTACAGCTTCTTCTCCTTCCGATTTCGTCAACGTCCTTTCAAC ATGCAAGAGATTGAACGGATTAGGTTTACATCCTCTCGTGTTGTCAAGAGCTTCTCCGAAATCTTTGGCTTTGAGTGCTAAGAACTGGTCGGAATCCGCTCATCGGTTCTTGAAGCTCTGCGCCGATGCGGGCAACATCGACGCCTGTTATTCTCTCGGCATG ATCCGATTCTACTGCCTCCAGAGCCGAGGCAGTGGTGCGTCGTTGATGGCAAAAGCCGCGATTGGCTCGCACGCCCCGGCCCTCTACTCGCTCGCAGTCATCCAGTTCAACGGCAGCGGCGGCTCCAAGAACGACAAGGATCTCCGAGCCGGCGTCGCCCTCTGTGCACGAGCCGCCTTCCTCGGCCACGTCGACGCCCTCCGTGAGCTAGGCCACTGCCTTCAGGACGGCTACGGCGTCCGTCAGAACATCGCCGAGGGCCGACGATTCCTCGTCCAGGCCAACGCCCGTGAACTTGCCTCCGTCCTCGCCTCTTCTTCCTCCTGTCCGCCGTCGACGtggcaccaccaccaccaccacggCCACCGGCACGCGATCGGGTCGGGCTGCCCGCTGCTGAGCGATTTCGGATGCAACGTGCCGGCCCAAGAGGCCCACCCCGCGAACCGGTTCTTGGTGGAGTGGTTCGAGTCGAAAGGGGGCGTGCCGGGCCGGGACGGCCTGAGACTATGCTCGCACGCGTTGTGCGGGCGGCCGGAGACGAGGCGGCACGAGTTCCGGAGGTGCTCCGTGTGCGGAGCTGTGAACTACTGCTCCCGCGCGTGCCAGGCTCTCGACTGGAAGCTGCGGCACAAGGTGGAGTGCGCACCCATGGAGCAGTGGCTCGAGGACGAAGACGACGAGGACGAGGACGACGACGCTCATGATAACGGTGACGGCGACGCTAACGGAGAGGAGGATAGGATGGTTGTGGAAGAGGAAGATGGCGAAGACGGCGGATCCGTTGTGGAACGCTGA